From a single Granulicella aggregans genomic region:
- a CDS encoding TonB-dependent receptor has product MRRNLKLHLFLALALFSVIAPTRSLHAQIDTATVAGRVTDKSGATVANADITVTSTETNFAYHAKSASNGEWTISPVHIGTYKLIVKADGFNESVVGPFTLSVQQRPQFDTALQPGATTVVEVTDSAPVLETATSERSQLIDSRTMQTLPLNGRNPVQLAQLSAGVTVSEPGARDEQGYGFSANGARSLQNNFLLDGVDNNSNLPDDLNEANYVVMPSVDALQEFRFETDSYSAEFGRATGAVVNATTKSGTNHYHGVIYEFLRNQAFDARNYFDQIQPAYHQNQFGATLGMPILRDKLFLFMDYEGLRLSQGQTNTAIVPTAAQASGDFTSQLDLTTSTGVLDCNGNATYAGELFNTKLTQASAASPTGYCGVPFGYNADGTPSNIIPAGSIDPLGAKLAALYPAPNASGNGYNYVSNPKLTRNNNQGDVRVDQVLTHSDNIFYRFSIARQPSIIPAVFPGLADGGGFFSGVGDNRAYSIAISETHVFTPTKVNEIRLGYNRLHTNRFQFNSNTDVSGQIGFPGVPYQAGTDNGGLPQMFFNDVATLGSPTYLPSNEIQNTYSISDTFTLIHNNHSIKFGGEYRPEEFTIFQPAAPRGTLNFGPQFTDNPAAQGSGGSGLATLLTGQPDGGGINNINNVDYNRKVYGVFLQDDWRATPTLTINAGIRYDFFSAILERHNAQANFNPVTGALDIPASSNVTLTPTFASEITANHTATNGLIPPIYTDFSPRLGLAWQFHKGWVARAASGLFFNGEESGPYSNPSPGFNPPYFASQNFVAPCSLPSYAAGSSCAVPGLSVLADGFPSNALVDPNTPNLFGEDKLKTPYVAQWHVTVQHELTPHTTVEAAFVGSKGTHLYTFGNLNQAAPTADSSAPSAPRRPFPSLDTSIGWLRSNGFSNYNSAQFKLEQHLSHGVAAIVNYTYSHALGNSSNANLGAQNNDGFRDERLLGEYGNLDFDNRHRFTTGYSWDLPIGKGQWLAGAVSTPVNYLIGDWQLSGIATLSSGTWFTVTDANANFANSDGQQRPDAVAGQKPNGKPCVAGTSFNTCAFQDPAAGSFGDVPLNTVNGPGDKNWDISILKTIALSEARRFELRGEFYNALNHPNFLFAAPGPQNSNNATTFGSTNFGIVTAARDPRLIQIGLKFYY; this is encoded by the coding sequence ATGCGAAGGAATCTGAAGCTGCATCTCTTTCTTGCACTTGCTCTCTTTTCGGTCATCGCGCCTACCCGCAGCCTGCATGCGCAGATCGACACCGCAACCGTCGCTGGCCGCGTCACCGATAAGTCCGGCGCAACCGTCGCCAACGCCGACATCACCGTCACCAGCACCGAGACCAACTTCGCCTATCACGCCAAAAGCGCCTCCAACGGCGAGTGGACCATCAGCCCCGTCCACATCGGCACCTATAAGCTCATCGTCAAAGCAGACGGCTTCAACGAGTCCGTCGTCGGTCCCTTCACTCTCAGCGTCCAGCAGCGCCCGCAGTTCGATACCGCCCTCCAGCCCGGCGCGACCACCGTCGTCGAAGTCACCGACTCTGCTCCCGTCCTCGAAACCGCCACCTCCGAGCGCAGCCAGCTCATCGACAGCCGCACCATGCAGACCCTCCCGCTCAACGGTCGCAACCCCGTCCAGCTCGCCCAGCTCTCAGCCGGCGTCACTGTGAGTGAACCCGGTGCCCGCGACGAGCAAGGCTACGGCTTCAGCGCCAACGGCGCTCGCTCCCTCCAGAACAACTTCCTCCTCGACGGCGTAGACAACAACTCCAACCTCCCCGACGACCTCAACGAGGCCAACTACGTCGTCATGCCCTCCGTCGACGCCCTCCAGGAGTTCCGCTTCGAGACCGACTCCTACTCCGCCGAGTTCGGCCGCGCCACCGGTGCCGTCGTCAACGCCACCACCAAGAGCGGCACCAATCACTATCACGGCGTCATCTACGAGTTCCTCCGCAACCAGGCCTTCGACGCCCGCAACTACTTCGACCAGATCCAGCCCGCCTACCACCAGAACCAGTTCGGCGCGACCCTCGGCATGCCCATCCTGCGCGACAAGCTCTTCCTCTTCATGGACTACGAAGGCCTTCGCCTCTCGCAGGGCCAGACCAACACCGCCATCGTTCCTACCGCCGCCCAGGCCAGCGGCGACTTCACCAGCCAGCTCGACCTCACCACCTCCACCGGGGTCTTAGACTGCAACGGCAACGCCACCTACGCCGGAGAGCTCTTCAACACCAAGCTCACCCAGGCCTCCGCCGCAAGCCCAACGGGCTACTGCGGCGTCCCCTTCGGCTACAACGCCGACGGCACCCCATCGAACATCATCCCCGCCGGCAGCATCGACCCCCTCGGTGCCAAGCTGGCTGCCCTCTATCCCGCGCCCAACGCCAGCGGCAACGGCTACAACTACGTCTCCAACCCCAAGCTGACCCGCAACAATAACCAGGGCGACGTCCGCGTCGACCAGGTCCTCACCCACAGCGACAACATCTTCTACCGCTTCTCCATCGCCCGCCAGCCCTCCATCATCCCGGCCGTCTTCCCTGGCCTAGCAGACGGCGGCGGCTTCTTCTCGGGCGTCGGCGACAACCGCGCCTACTCCATCGCCATCAGCGAAACCCACGTCTTCACCCCCACCAAGGTCAACGAGATCCGCCTAGGCTACAACCGCCTCCACACCAACCGCTTCCAGTTCAACTCCAACACCGACGTCTCCGGCCAGATCGGCTTCCCCGGCGTCCCTTACCAGGCTGGCACCGACAACGGCGGCCTTCCCCAGATGTTCTTCAACGACGTCGCCACCCTCGGCAGCCCCACCTATCTCCCATCAAACGAGATCCAGAACACCTACTCCATCTCCGACACCTTCACCCTCATCCATAACAACCACAGCATCAAGTTCGGGGGCGAGTACCGCCCCGAAGAGTTCACCATCTTCCAGCCCGCCGCTCCGCGCGGAACCCTCAACTTCGGCCCCCAGTTCACCGACAACCCAGCCGCGCAAGGCAGCGGCGGCAGCGGCCTAGCCACACTCCTTACCGGCCAACCCGACGGCGGCGGCATCAACAACATCAACAACGTCGACTACAACCGTAAGGTCTACGGCGTCTTCCTCCAGGATGACTGGCGCGCCACCCCCACCCTCACCATCAACGCCGGCATCCGTTACGACTTCTTCTCCGCCATCCTCGAGCGCCACAACGCCCAGGCAAACTTCAACCCCGTCACCGGCGCCCTGGACATCCCCGCCAGCAGCAACGTCACCCTCACCCCGACCTTCGCCTCCGAGATCACCGCCAACCACACCGCGACCAACGGCCTCATCCCGCCCATCTACACCGACTTCTCCCCACGCCTCGGCCTCGCCTGGCAGTTCCACAAGGGCTGGGTCGCCCGCGCCGCCAGCGGCCTCTTCTTCAACGGCGAAGAGTCCGGCCCCTACTCGAACCCCAGCCCCGGCTTCAACCCGCCCTACTTCGCCTCGCAGAACTTCGTCGCCCCTTGCAGTCTTCCCTCCTACGCCGCAGGCTCAAGCTGCGCCGTCCCTGGCCTTAGCGTCCTCGCCGACGGCTTCCCCAGCAACGCCCTGGTCGATCCCAACACCCCCAACCTCTTCGGCGAAGACAAGCTGAAAACCCCATACGTAGCGCAATGGCACGTGACCGTGCAGCATGAACTCACACCGCACACCACCGTCGAAGCCGCCTTCGTCGGCTCCAAGGGAACGCACCTCTACACCTTCGGCAATCTGAACCAGGCCGCACCCACCGCCGACTCCTCCGCCCCATCCGCGCCCCGCCGCCCCTTCCCATCCCTCGACACCTCCATCGGCTGGCTCCGCTCCAACGGCTTCTCCAACTACAACTCGGCCCAGTTCAAGCTGGAGCAGCACCTCAGCCACGGCGTCGCCGCTATCGTGAACTACACCTACAGCCACGCTCTCGGAAACTCCTCGAACGCCAACCTCGGTGCCCAGAACAACGACGGCTTCCGTGACGAGCGCCTCCTAGGCGAGTACGGCAACCTCGACTTCGACAACCGCCATCGCTTCACCACCGGCTACTCCTGGGATCTCCCCATCGGCAAAGGCCAGTGGCTCGCCGGAGCCGTCAGCACCCCGGTCAACTACCTCATCGGCGACTGGCAGCTCTCCGGCATCGCAACGCTCTCCTCGGGCACCTGGTTCACCGTCACCGACGCCAACGCCAACTTCGCCAACTCCGACGGCCAGCAGCGTCCCGACGCCGTCGCCGGACAGAAGCCCAACGGCAAGCCCTGCGTCGCCGGAACCTCCTTCAACACCTGCGCCTTCCAGGACCCTGCCGCCGGCTCCTTCGGCGATGTGCCTCTCAACACCGTCAACGGCCCCGGCGACAAGAACTGGGACATCTCCATCCTGAAGACCATCGCCCTCTCCGAAGCCCGCCGCTTCGAACTTCGCGGCGAGTTCTACAACGCCCTCAACCACCCCAACTTCCTCTTCGCCGCCCCCGGCCCACAGAACTCCAACAACGCCACCACCTTCGGTTCCACCAACTTCGGCATCGTCACCGCCGCCCGCGACCCACGCCTCATCCAGATCGGCCTCAAGTTCTACTACTGA
- a CDS encoding type II toxin-antitoxin system VapC family toxin, whose protein sequence is MFLLYTNVLSELRKVGDGKADANVIAWVESVDAATLYLSAMTLMEIELGILQIERRDAAQGTRLRAWMTHHVLPEFLDRVLPVDAAVALRCASLHVPDPRAERDALIAATALVHSMTVVTRNVADFEVTGVPVLNPWDVR, encoded by the coding sequence ATGTTCCTTCTCTACACCAATGTCCTCTCCGAACTGCGTAAGGTTGGCGATGGCAAGGCCGATGCGAACGTCATTGCCTGGGTAGAGAGCGTGGATGCTGCAACGCTCTATCTCTCCGCGATGACCTTGATGGAAATCGAGCTTGGCATCCTCCAGATCGAGCGGCGCGATGCCGCCCAAGGCACTCGGCTGAGGGCGTGGATGACGCATCACGTCTTGCCTGAGTTTCTGGACCGGGTGCTGCCCGTCGATGCTGCGGTTGCGCTTCGCTGTGCGTCGCTGCATGTGCCGGATCCACGAGCTGAGCGTGACGCTCTGATTGCGGCGACGGCTCTGGTGCACAGCATGACCGTCGTGACGCGGAACGTTGCGGACTTTGAAGTTACGGGTGTGCCGGTATTGAATCCCTGGGATGTTCGCTGA
- a CDS encoding type II toxin-antitoxin system Phd/YefM family antitoxin → MAITTLSSREFNQDTGRAKKAANKGPVFITDRGKPAHVLLSIEDYQRLSGQRRSIVDVLSMPGLAGIEFDPPKLQISVRPADLS, encoded by the coding sequence ATGGCGATCACAACTCTTTCCAGCCGAGAGTTCAATCAGGACACAGGCCGGGCGAAGAAGGCGGCTAACAAAGGGCCGGTGTTTATCACCGACCGGGGCAAGCCTGCCCATGTGCTGCTTAGCATCGAGGACTATCAGCGGCTCTCCGGCCAGAGACGGAGTATTGTCGACGTTCTGTCCATGCCGGGCCTTGCTGGCATTGAATTTGACCCACCTAAGCTGCAAATCTCCGTGCGTCCAGCGGATCTTTCCTGA
- a CDS encoding DeoR/GlpR family DNA-binding transcription regulator, which translates to MKKEAVEHSTNGIRLEEPLQEGMMAEERRMQILQILRAEGRAKVNELVRRFNTSAVTIRSDLNELDQRGLVQRSHGGAVIHDTVFRESPVHERIKSQSKEKQRIGAMAATLVREGETIILDSGTTALEVARNLKNIQNVQVITNGVNIAAELLNSRNTQIIMMGGTVRNDSASIVGRQTEDMLEQFSADKLFLCGAGCDPDFGVSGTNLEETMANRAMLRAAREIIVVADASKFSKRSMSLIASFSEVDIVISDESLLPELQERIKSFGCKLILV; encoded by the coding sequence ATGAAAAAAGAAGCCGTCGAGCACTCTACAAACGGCATACGACTTGAAGAGCCCTTGCAGGAAGGCATGATGGCGGAAGAACGCCGCATGCAGATCCTGCAGATTCTGCGAGCAGAGGGCCGGGCCAAGGTCAACGAGCTGGTCCGGAGGTTCAATACCTCCGCTGTGACGATCCGCAGCGATTTGAATGAGTTAGACCAGCGCGGCCTGGTGCAGCGGTCGCATGGAGGAGCGGTAATTCACGATACCGTCTTCCGCGAGTCGCCGGTCCATGAGCGCATCAAGAGTCAGTCGAAGGAGAAGCAGCGCATTGGAGCGATGGCGGCGACGCTGGTGCGCGAGGGCGAGACGATCATTCTCGACTCGGGTACGACGGCGCTCGAAGTCGCGCGCAACCTGAAGAATATCCAGAATGTGCAGGTCATCACGAATGGCGTGAATATCGCGGCGGAGCTGCTGAATTCGCGCAACACGCAGATCATCATGATGGGCGGGACGGTTCGGAACGATTCGGCTTCGATCGTGGGCCGGCAGACAGAGGACATGCTGGAACAGTTCTCGGCCGACAAGCTGTTTCTTTGCGGAGCCGGATGCGATCCTGATTTTGGGGTGAGCGGGACGAACCTTGAAGAGACGATGGCGAACCGGGCCATGCTGCGGGCGGCGCGCGAGATTATCGTTGTGGCGGATGCGAGCAAGTTCAGCAAGCGGAGCATGTCGCTGATTGCTTCGTTCTCCGAGGTGGATATTGTGATCAGCGATGAGAGTTTGTTGCCGGAGTTACAGGAACGGATCAAGTCGTTTGGGTGCAAGTTGATTCTGGTGTGA